A genomic segment from Nicotiana tabacum cultivar K326 chromosome 7, ASM71507v2, whole genome shotgun sequence encodes:
- the LOC107804034 gene encoding F-box protein PP2-B15: MPGAELFNQLPEDIISSILSLTSPKDTFSFSLVSSSLRSVAASDFLWQTFLPSDYKHIIEKSVTPLKYSTKKELFIRLCNSILIDGGNKSFALEKSSGKKSYVISAEELSILYGEEPDHWTWKSVPDSRFSKVAELKVICRLEIKANLKTNILSPNTKYGVYFIMKISDQAFGLNSVAAEISVEIGNRKEDQNCVLDSMGMTNFEEKQRDQRLPYKREDGWMEIEVGEFYNGGNEEEVTVSLMEVKGCHVKGGLIIEGIGFRPKH; the protein is encoded by the exons ATGCCTGGGGCAGAGCTATTCAATCAATTGCCAGAAGATATCATTTCTTCAATTCTGTCTCTTACTTCACCTAAGGATACATTTAGCTTCTCTCTTGTTTCTTCCTCTCTCCGTTCAGTGGCAGCATCTGATTTTCTGTGGCAAACATTCTTGCCTTCCGATTACAAGCATATTATTGAAAAATCTGTCACACCATTGAAGTATTCTACTAAAAAAGAGCTTTTTATTCGTCTCTGTAACTCCATTCTTATTGATGGTGGAAACAAG AGCTTTGCATTAGAGAAATCAAGTGGAAAAAAATCATATGTTATCTCAGCAGAAGAACTGTCCATTTTATATGGGGAAGAACCAGATCATTGGACTTGGAAATCCGTACCAGATTCAAGGTTTTCAAAAGTGGCTGAACTGAAAGTAATATGCAGACTAGAAATCAAAGCCAACCTAAAAACAAACATACTATCTCCAAACACAAAGTATGGAGTTTATTTCATTATGAAAATCTCTGATCAGGCATTTGGTCTGAATTCAGTGGCTGCTGAGATTAGTGTAGAAATTGGCAATCGGAAAGAAGATCAAAATTGTGTGCTGGACTCGATGGGAATGACAAATTTTGAAGAGAAACAGAGGGATCAAAGACTGCCATATAAAAGGGAAGATGGATGGATGGAAATTGAGGTTGGAGAGTTCTATAATGGTGGAAATGAGGAGGAAGTTACAGTAAGTTTGATGGAGGTGAAGGGTTGCCATGTTAAGGGTGGACTAATCATTGAAGGCATTGGATTTAGGCCTAAACACTAA